In the genome of Paenibacillus pabuli, the window TCCCAGAGCTTGGACGTACAGCACGGGGAACGCCGATTATCAACCTGATTCAGATCGAGCAGGGTGAATCGGTCAATGCCGTGATTCCAGTTCAGGAATTCGAAAGTGACAAGTATCTGTTCTTTGCTACCCGTCAAGGGGTTGTGAAGAAGACACCACTTGAGGATTACACGAATATTCGTAAAGGCGGACTGATCGGGATTTCCCTGCGTGATGATGATGCCCTTATTGATGTTAAGCTGACAGACGGACAGCAAGAGATCATTATGGGTACAGCTCACGGGATGTCCATTCGATTCTCGGAAGGAAATGTCCGTTCTATGGGGCGGAGTGCAACCGGGGTTAAAGGGATCACGCTGGATGAGCAGGACGTCGTAATTGGTATGGACGTTGTAGATCAGGAACTTGATGTTCTAATTGTTACAGCAAAAGGTTACGGTAAACGTACACCTGTCAGCGATTACCGGATGCAGACGCGTGGTGGTAAAGGTATTAAAACCATTAACGTTACTGAAAAGAACGGCGCAGTAGTCAGTCTGAAAATGGTTAAAACGGAAGAGGATCTGATGATCATCACTTCCAGCGGTACGTTAATTCGGATGAGCATGGAAGGCATATCCACGATGGGTCGATACACGCAAGGCGTGAAGCTGATTCATATTCGTGATGAAGATGCTGTAGCTACAGTCAGCCGAATTGACAAGAATGAAGAAGAACCAGACGACGAAGAATTGCTCGAAGGTGAAGGATCTGCTAATTCCGAAGGTGCAGAGTCAACTCTGGATGAAGGCGTGGTTTCCGATGCTGAAGTTGAGGGCGATGATTCGGGTTCCGAAGCTTAGGTTCAGATTTAGATAATATAAAATATTTCATGATTGCCATGAAGTTGGAGGGCTCCCATAAGGGGGCCCTTTATATTTTCACAGCACCAGGACCATTTTCCTCAAAATCCGGGATGTACAGCCTGATTGTTGAGTAATATAATGGGAATTAACGTGAAAAATCGGGACTATGGTCTTGTTATTATAGAAGAACGATGAGTGAGGGGAATAAACATGGGATTAATCACCCTGTCTGAAGTCAAACCAGGACTTAAACTGGGAAATGACGTGCAAACGCTTCGGGGCAATGTTCTGTTTCAGAAGGGCAAAGTCATATTGCCCAAAGATGTGGAAGTACTTAGAGCTTTTATGATCCATCAAGTGGACATCGAGCAAGAGAGAACAGGGACAAGCGGTACAGCTGTTAAGGTCTCATCCACGGCTTCAGGCGTAGGTGGTAATGAGAAGAACGGGGAACGGGCAGGGAAAGGCAGCAGCACAGTCTCAGCACCCGCAGTACCGTCTCTGCATGAAGAGTATGAAAAGATGGTGGGACTGACCAAAAATGCGTTTCTATCCTCCTTGGCGGCTGAATTACCTGTATATGAGTTGCGTACACAGCTGGAAGCATTGTTTATTCATCTCAAACAGTATAATGTGCTTACCTTCACTCCACGAGTGATGCAGGAACATGATTATGTGTATCATCATGCCGTATTGAGTGCCATTACATCTTATCAATTGGCCCAGTGGATTGATCTGCCGTCCAAAGACTGGATGCAGGTAGCTTTTGCAGGATTGTTTCATGACATTGGTAATAACAAAGTGGATCCACAGATCCTCCATAAACCCTCTGCATTAACTGCGTCAGAGCAGGCAGAGATCCGACAGCATACGAAATATGGCTATCAGGTGCTGAAACAGGCGAAGGCCATTAATGAGGGAGCTAGACTCGCAGCGTTGCAGCATCATGAAAAAGTGGATGGATCGGGTTACCCGCTGCAGCTCAGCGGCACCCAGATTCACATCTATGCGAAGATTGTGGCTATCGCTGATATATTCCACGCTATGACATTGGAGAAAATCTATCGAAAAGCGCAATCGCCATACCTGGTACTGGAGCAAATTCAAAGTGAGGCTTTTGGCAAACTGGATCCTGCAATCGTTAATGTATTCGTTCAGCGTTCTACACAGATCCATAACGGTATCCGAGTGAAGCTCAGTAATAATCAAATCGGCGAGATCATATTCTCTGATCGCGATCATCCTACTCGGCCGATGGTATCGGTGGAGGGAACGATTATCAATCTGATGCAGCAAAGGCAGCTGTATATCCAGGAAGTCATTGCCTAATTCAGTTTTCATTTCATATATAGGAGTAGGCCCCTTCGAATATGAAGAGGCTCTTTTCTTCATATTCAGATGTGAAGTAGGCATTGGGATACATGAAGATAGCAATTTTTTTATGAAGAGAAGATATCGCTCACTATATACTAAAGTAGAATAATATAAAGAAGTTTGGCTAGTTATAGGACATATATTAAGAGATAGCATACAGAGAGATAAGTTTATTTAAAATAAAGCTTGCATTCGATATCTGTACATGGTATATTCTAATTCCGGCCAAGAAAACACGAGAAACACGGTGCGGCAAGCAAATCTAATAAGCTTCGAAAGAAATTTAAAAAAAAGAGCTTGCAAAGTTGGTTCGGATGTGATAAGATATAAAAGTTGCTGCGGTGAACAACACTGAGCAGCGAAACACGTTTGATCTTTGAAAACTGAACAACGAGTGAGTAATCATCCTGCTTGCAGGATGAACGTGAAAGTTTTTGGTACATGCCATTTGGCTGTATGAAAACTGGAACATAAATTGAGATTTTTAATCTCGTCAGATTCAAAATGAGCTTATCGCTCTT includes:
- a CDS encoding HD-GYP domain-containing protein, which translates into the protein MGLITLSEVKPGLKLGNDVQTLRGNVLFQKGKVILPKDVEVLRAFMIHQVDIEQERTGTSGTAVKVSSTASGVGGNEKNGERAGKGSSTVSAPAVPSLHEEYEKMVGLTKNAFLSSLAAELPVYELRTQLEALFIHLKQYNVLTFTPRVMQEHDYVYHHAVLSAITSYQLAQWIDLPSKDWMQVAFAGLFHDIGNNKVDPQILHKPSALTASEQAEIRQHTKYGYQVLKQAKAINEGARLAALQHHEKVDGSGYPLQLSGTQIHIYAKIVAIADIFHAMTLEKIYRKAQSPYLVLEQIQSEAFGKLDPAIVNVFVQRSTQIHNGIRVKLSNNQIGEIIFSDRDHPTRPMVSVEGTIINLMQQRQLYIQEVIA